The Fibrobacter sp. UWR2 DNA segment CGCGGCCAGGAAAGGTACGATTCTCAGGTTCATGCTTGAATTATAACAAAAGAAGGTTAAACACCTTCTCTATTATAAATATCTTTGCCGCAAAAAGACAGGGGGCAAATTTTTTTTTACCTACGGACGGAACTTTTTATGCCGTTTTTTCGAGTTTTTCCTACAGGAACAGCGAGATGCCGATGGTCGCGTGCGTTCCCAACAACTTCGCATCCTTGACAGAGGATTCAAAGACTACGTCGCTGTTCAGGAGATTTGTAAAACGCTGTATGACACGCAAGTCCACGGAGACGTTCTTGTTCACGATGTAGCCGATCTCGAGGACCGCGCCCATCTCCAGTCCGGCGGTAGGGAGGGTGTTGTCGTGAGTATCGTCTTGTTCCGTAGTCGTACTCGTGTTGATGGTCTGGTCGAATTCCGAGGAGCCCGTGAGTTTGAGGCCCAGGTCGAACCCGAGACCGAGGGTGATATTGCCGCCGCCGATTGCGTACTTGATGATGACCGGGATCTCGAACAGTGCGACATTGACCTTGGCTTCGTCTTCTTCGCTGTAGTCGTCGAACTCGAAGTCTGCCTCGTAGCGGTAGCGGAAATAGCTGAAGGAAAGCCCGACTGATGCGAACAATCCTTCGATGCCGAGTTTTGTCTGTGCGATGATACCTGCCGTGGCCTCGTATCCGATTCTCCAGTCATCGGTCTCTTCGCCGATGAAAAACAGGTTGAAACCGCCACCGAACCTGAACCCCAGGCTGAATCCGCTCGAAAATCCCTCACGGCTTGCGCGGCTGATGTCGGCGTTCTCGTTGGTGTAGCGGTCGTAGGTGTCGTCGTCGTCATCATCGTCGTCGCTGCTAGCGACCTTGGTCTCGGACGCGGAATCCTTGCATTCTGGGAGGAGCGAGTCTGCGGGGGTGCAGTCCTCTTCTTCGTCGGAATCGGCCCCTTCGTTTTTAGTTTTCTCCGCGGCTGATTCGGCTACGGCCTCGTTGCTGGCCTGCTCCGTGGTGGATTCGGCAGTGGCCTCGCCGCAGCCATCCCCGATGCATTCGGGGTTCGGTTCGTCGGAACCGTCGTTCATTTCCGTGCTGCCACCGTTCTGCGAGGCAATCCATGCGGAATCCACGTCGGCCTCGTAGGAATCCTGTGCGAAGGCAGAACAGACAATCCCCGAAAAAATGATGGTGGTAAGTACCCTAAACAATTTCATGGCGATGAATTTAGAAAAAAAGGAGGTGGTCAAGGGGGCGATTAAAGGAAACGGCCGCCAATTTCGCACATTTTTCTTACAAAGTACCCGCATAGGTGTCTTATGGATAAATTTATTATATTGACAATTGTATTACAAGGGGACTTTCCGCATGTCACTAACCTTCCGCAACATCCCTCTTTCGGCAATTGCCTTTGCAGTTGCCATGCCGCTTGCCCTTGTCGCCTGCGGCGACGATTCTTCGTCTTCTGCAAGCGATAACGAAGAACAGCCGGGCTCATCTGCAATCGAAGAAGAACAGCCGGGCTCTTCGAGTGATGAGACGCTCTTGTCCAGTTCCTCGAATGTCGACGAAGAAGATGAATTTGCTCGAATCGAGACGATGTGCATCACTGCCGGAACGAAAATCGGTGGTGTATGCGGTGTTTATGGGTATATTCCTGTGACGGGGTCGGTTTTCAGAGATTGTTATCTCTATACTGAAGATGGATGGGTTTCCAAGGGCCGGTCTTTTTCGTACTGTAGTGAGTATTTAAGTAACTCAGAAGACTATACGGATGTGGGCGCGACTGAGGGATGTCCTGCCGAAAGCGAGGGTGTGTACAAAACGGTGTTAGATACGATTGCCGTGTATGACAATGGGAACGTAATGGAATGGACTTCCTATTATCACTGTGAATCGGGAGAGTGGGTAAAGACTGAATGCCGTGACCCGCTCGACGCGTGTACTGCGGACAATGAAGGAGAAATGAAGAATGTTGTATGCTCGCAGCAACCGGACAATCCTAAGGCCGCAAAGACCGAGTGGGACTTTGTATGTAAAGATAAAAAATGGGAAAAAATGTCTGCTGAAGAATCAAAGACGGCTCGAATCAATGCTCAATGCACTACGGCCGATACGAAAATCGGGGATGTTTGCAGTATCGTATCTGGTGGAAACGTGTCTTTCGGGATAATGCCCAACCTTCTAACTTGTTATGTCTATACCGAAGAGGGGTGGGTTTCGAAGGCTAGCGGCAGCGTTAGCTCAACTTGCGAGGAACTCTTGAACGCTCCGGCGGATTCTACGGAAACACCTGCGGATTCTACTGCCGCGGAAGATTAGAATTAGCCGTAAAATGAGAATCTTTTTGTTTAAAAAAGATCGAATTTTGTTTATAATTTTGGATTTTTTTTAATTATTTTTCAAAAACTGCCTAAATTCGCTCAAAAAGGCCATTTCTGTTTTTAAAATAGTATTGCGCTACGTGGCGCGTTTTTTTTATTTTTATTATCATGCAGCCTGTTACCGAATACAAAGATTATCGTGAATATTTGTTGGATTATTATCGCGAACGAAAGCGCAGTTCCGCGTTTACGTGGCGCGAATTTGCAAAATTGGCGGGGTTTGCTTCGGGGGCTCATTTGAAACTTGTTTGTGATGGCAAGATGCGGCTTCGCGAAGAAGGGGCGAAGAAAACCGCACAGGCAATGAACTTATCCGCGTTTGAGCAGGAATATTTTGTCTTGATGGTGCGTTACGAACGGGCGAAAACGGATCTCGAGAAGAAGAAATGTTTTGAAGAAATGCAAGCGCTCTGTGAAGCCAATCGTGTGAAAATTCTCGGAAGCGAACTTTATTCCTACTATGAAACATGGAAACATTCTGTCGTCCGTGAGCTTGCTGTAGCGATGCCGGGGGCAAAGCCGAGCGAAATCGCCAAAGCATGCAAGCCTCCGATTTCTGCTGCAGATGTCAGCGAAAGTTTGTATTTCCTGGTGAAGTCTGGGCTTTTGACGCGCGATATCAAGGGGAACTATCACCAGACAAATCAATCGCTCTCGTCTGGACGCTTGAACGTTGTCGCTGTGGCGGTTCACTCGCTATTGCGCCAGATGGGCGAATTTGCTCTCGAGGCATTGGATAAATTGCCTATTTCGGAACGAAACTTTAGCGGTATTACCATGGGCGTGTCTGCAGAAGGTTATGCTAAAATTGTTGAAGAACTTGCCCAGTGTCGCAAACGCATTGTCTCGATTGTCACAGAAGACAAGAACGTGGAAAAAGTTTGTCGTTTGAACATGCAGCTTTTCCCGCTGACGGAAAATATTTGCAATGGTACTTCTGTAAGAGGCCCCAAAATAAATTGATTTTAAGCGAGCGAGTGAGAATATGAAATATTTGTTTTTATTTTCAATTATAGCTTTATTTTTTGCCTGCTCCGAAAACAATATGGCAGGTGGCACAAGCGAAGAAGCCGAAGGCATTGTTGCGATTACGGATCGTGAAATTGCAGGTGTAACGCAGAAGGGACCTTTCTTGGTGGGGTCCTCGGTGACGATTCAGGAACTCGATGGAAAAACTTTAGTTCAAACAGGTAGAAGTTTCAAGACAAGCGTAAAAAGTGATTATGGCGATTTTTCTGTCAAGAGCGTGAATCTCGCATCGCAGTATGCCTTGCTTGAAGTGACCGGGTATTTTTATAACGAAGTTACTGGGAAAAAATCTGAGGGAATGATTTCCTTAAATGCCCTTACGGATTTGACAAACCGCAATAACGTTAATGTTAATGTGCTTACGCATTTAGAGGCGGATCGTGTTCTTAACCTCGTTCAGAAACAGGGACTGTCTTTTACAAAGGCAAAAAAACAGGCTGAGTCAGAAATTTTTTCGTCATTCCGTTTTACGGGTAATCTAGGGTCTCCAGAAGATATGGATATCTTCTCGGAGGAATCTGATGGGGCGTTGTATGCTTTGAGTGTGCTGATGCTGGGAGATGGCTCTGTAGCTGATTTTTCTGAGCGACTTGCTTTGGCTGCTCGTTCTTTTGCGGAAAAAGGTGAATGGCAAGGTGCAGAAAAAGATGAAGTGGCGGATTGGGCGTATCAGATTGAAAGTTCTGCAGACCGTTTGGAAGAGATTAATCGTAATTTGGCGGACTGGATGGAAGAAAAAGTGGGTGATAAAGATGCTTACATCAATCTACCTTATATAAATGAACTGCTTTATAGGTTTTGGACAAATGAATATCACCTTGGACCATGTGATAGAGATCATTCTGGAGTTACGAAAAAAATCTCCAATATTCATAGCAAATACTATAATAAAGACTTTATATGCTACTCCAATAGTGATGATACGTGTACTGATGATGGTTTCGGATGCCGGTGGTATTTTGCGGAGGAACCGATGGAATTTAATGATGATTCTACCGATTATCTTGGACACATGACGATTGGGGATGTTTTTTGGACGGCCAAAAATCTAGAATATGATTTTCATGATACGGTTAATGCGAAACAAGCGTGTTATCGCGATGTGCCTACGTATTGCAAAATGTACGGAATGCTCTACGACTATAGAACAGCTTTGAAAGCGTGCCCGGTTGGATATCGTTTGCCTAAATATGGTGAGGTTGAAAATCTTTTGCAATATTATGGTGGCGCGGGCAAGAATGCTGCCGACTCTCTGCTTGTGATGAACGATTATGAACGTGGTATTTCTGGTTTTCAGGCTTTGCTTGGGGGGCATGGCGAATATGAAGGTTTGAATGAAAATACGGCGTTGTGGATTTCTTCGGACGATTCTATTGGTACAAGATATGTTTTATGGATTGATTCATCTACGGCAGAAATTAGGCCATATTCATCTGAATTAGCCTACGTTCGTTGTGTCTTGGATATCGATAGTCTTGTTGCCTCGCAGGAATACGATGAGATGAGAGATTCTCGAGATAAACAATTGTACCATTATACCAATATTCCGTCGGAATTGCCCGGAAGTCTTTGGCGAGATATTCTGATCTTTGTTGAAAATGTGCATTATGACGGTGATTCGCTCTATTCTTGGAACGATGCTGTGGAAGTTGCTTGTCCTGAAGGATGGCGACTGCCTACTATTGAGGAGTGGAAGGGTATTTTCACATGGAATGGGGAT contains these protein-coding regions:
- a CDS encoding TIGR02147 family protein; its protein translation is MQPVTEYKDYREYLLDYYRERKRSSAFTWREFAKLAGFASGAHLKLVCDGKMRLREEGAKKTAQAMNLSAFEQEYFVLMVRYERAKTDLEKKKCFEEMQALCEANRVKILGSELYSYYETWKHSVVRELAVAMPGAKPSEIAKACKPPISAADVSESLYFLVKSGLLTRDIKGNYHQTNQSLSSGRLNVVAVAVHSLLRQMGEFALEALDKLPISERNFSGITMGVSAEGYAKIVEELAQCRKRIVSIVTEDKNVEKVCRLNMQLFPLTENICNGTSVRGPKIN
- a CDS encoding FISUMP domain-containing protein, which translates into the protein MKYLFLFSIIALFFACSENNMAGGTSEEAEGIVAITDREIAGVTQKGPFLVGSSVTIQELDGKTLVQTGRSFKTSVKSDYGDFSVKSVNLASQYALLEVTGYFYNEVTGKKSEGMISLNALTDLTNRNNVNVNVLTHLEADRVLNLVQKQGLSFTKAKKQAESEIFSSFRFTGNLGSPEDMDIFSEESDGALYALSVLMLGDGSVADFSERLALAARSFAEKGEWQGAEKDEVADWAYQIESSADRLEEINRNLADWMEEKVGDKDAYINLPYINELLYRFWTNEYHLGPCDRDHSGVTKKISNIHSKYYNKDFICYSNSDDTCTDDGFGCRWYFAEEPMEFNDDSTDYLGHMTIGDVFWTAKNLEYDFHDTVNAKQACYRDVPTYCKMYGMLYDYRTALKACPVGYRLPKYGEVENLLQYYGGAGKNAADSLLVMNDYERGISGFQALLGGHGEYEGLNENTALWISSDDSIGTRYVLWIDSSTAEIRPYSSELAYVRCVLDIDSLVASQEYDEMRDSRDKQLYHYTNIPSELPGSLWRDILIFVENVHYDGDSLYSWNDAVEVACPEGWRLPTIEEWKGIFTWNGDNPSNVLSGDSSQNVEYYNVSRIDDPFYELFGKDKKNTYWTSSAGTFVNSLGENISAGYAVNMNTNEHNRYEVRILLDDKQERHSVRCVKDEKLYNI
- a CDS encoding porin family protein gives rise to the protein MKLFRVLTTIIFSGIVCSAFAQDSYEADVDSAWIASQNGGSTEMNDGSDEPNPECIGDGCGEATAESTTEQASNEAVAESAAEKTKNEGADSDEEEDCTPADSLLPECKDSASETKVASSDDDDDDDDTYDRYTNENADISRASREGFSSGFSLGFRFGGGFNLFFIGEETDDWRIGYEATAGIIAQTKLGIEGLFASVGLSFSYFRYRYEADFEFDDYSEEDEAKVNVALFEIPVIIKYAIGGGNITLGLGFDLGLKLTGSSEFDQTINTSTTTEQDDTHDNTLPTAGLEMGAVLEIGYIVNKNVSVDLRVIQRFTNLLNSDVVFESSVKDAKLLGTHATIGISLFL